A genomic stretch from Halopiger aswanensis includes:
- a CDS encoding DUF7089 family protein, giving the protein MFEARELSPPVEAVRESQAPETKVFDCERDFETLPPALAEDLGLVVDALEPATYPASWLPDDAPTLLARYASSDLTIGMPGDGSIVWTRQTEPPVVLVKPRVEGTPEPFLNFLLAEAFVELGLGVPEHFIGFFEDTYSDLDRAVDLDPNGTYQVAAALFDGWVGLQTREVFADWHAENPDLADAWQDAGTRLEDRVSELPRAVARGETDFADATELACAAIKHAIELPAPFAALDTDAYRDHGPEYAVRWAEKTFDSLAE; this is encoded by the coding sequence ATGTTCGAGGCTCGCGAACTCTCGCCGCCGGTCGAGGCCGTTCGAGAGTCCCAGGCACCCGAAACGAAGGTCTTCGACTGCGAGCGCGATTTCGAGACGCTCCCGCCGGCGCTGGCCGAGGATCTGGGCCTCGTCGTCGACGCGCTCGAGCCGGCGACGTATCCCGCGTCGTGGCTCCCCGACGACGCACCGACGCTGCTGGCCCGGTACGCGAGCTCGGATCTGACCATCGGCATGCCGGGCGACGGAAGCATCGTCTGGACGCGCCAGACCGAGCCGCCGGTCGTGCTGGTCAAGCCGCGCGTCGAGGGGACGCCCGAGCCGTTCCTGAACTTCCTGCTCGCGGAGGCGTTCGTCGAACTGGGACTCGGGGTGCCCGAACACTTCATCGGCTTCTTCGAGGACACCTACTCGGATCTCGATCGGGCGGTCGACCTCGACCCGAACGGGACCTACCAGGTCGCCGCGGCGCTGTTCGACGGCTGGGTCGGACTCCAGACCCGCGAGGTCTTCGCGGACTGGCACGCGGAGAACCCCGACCTCGCCGACGCGTGGCAGGACGCGGGCACGCGCCTCGAGGATCGGGTCTCGGAACTGCCGCGTGCGGTCGCCCGCGGCGAGACGGACTTCGCGGACGCGACGGAACTGGCGTGTGCGGCGATCAAACACGCGATCGAACTGCCGGCGCCGTTCGCCGCGCTCGATACGGACGCCTACCGCGACCACGGTCCCGAGTACGCGGTTCGGTGGGCCGAGAAGACGTTCGACTCGCTCGCGGAGTAG
- a CDS encoding class I SAM-dependent methyltransferase yields MSVREEFDAWATSGRDRGMEERHWHTAKHALARMPVEPGDTVLDLGCGSGYAGRALRDNKDAGRVYGLDGSPEMARNAASYTDDPEVGYLVGDFDSLPFADDSIDHIWSMEAFYYAADPHNTLREVARILRPGGTFYCAVNYYEENVHSHEWQENISVEMTRWDRGQYREAFREAGLHVAEQDNIPDREITIPSEAEFPTEDWNTRDDMVERYREYGTLLTVGVAP; encoded by the coding sequence ATGAGCGTACGCGAGGAGTTCGACGCGTGGGCAACGAGCGGCCGCGACCGCGGCATGGAGGAGCGCCACTGGCACACCGCCAAGCACGCGCTCGCGCGGATGCCGGTCGAACCCGGCGACACCGTGCTCGATCTCGGCTGCGGCAGCGGGTACGCCGGCCGCGCCCTGCGGGACAACAAGGACGCGGGCCGGGTCTACGGCCTCGACGGCTCGCCGGAGATGGCGCGCAACGCCGCCAGCTATACCGACGACCCCGAGGTCGGGTACCTCGTCGGCGACTTCGACTCGCTTCCCTTCGCGGACGACTCGATCGACCACATTTGGAGCATGGAGGCCTTCTACTACGCCGCCGATCCGCACAACACGCTCCGGGAGGTCGCCCGGATTCTCCGCCCCGGCGGCACCTTCTACTGCGCCGTCAACTACTACGAGGAAAACGTCCACTCCCACGAGTGGCAGGAGAACATCTCCGTCGAGATGACCCGCTGGGACCGCGGGCAGTACCGCGAAGCCTTCCGCGAGGCCGGCCTCCACGTCGCCGAGCAGGACAACATTCCCGACCGCGAAATCACGATCCCCAGCGAGGCCGAGTTCCCGACCGAAGACTGGAACACCCGCGACGACATGGTCGAGCGCTACCGCGAGTACGGGACGCTGCTGACCGTCGGCGTCGCGCCCTAA
- a CDS encoding DUF1684 domain-containing protein produces MSDSFDVDVDQWRDELESKRAEKDEFFAEHPQSPIPPDERDDFDGLDYFEPDPDYRVTATATVHDDPEVVRMDTTAGREMRYLRVATLEFDLARDDEDLADGTYELAAYRLENPNEEQLFIPFRDKTTGQQSYEGGRYMELAPDRDLETGDEIVLDFNLAYTPFCAYSETFDCPLPPEENWLEVAIAAGERFE; encoded by the coding sequence ATGAGCGATTCGTTCGACGTCGACGTCGACCAGTGGCGCGACGAACTCGAGTCGAAACGCGCCGAGAAGGACGAGTTCTTCGCCGAGCACCCGCAGTCGCCGATTCCGCCGGACGAACGCGACGACTTCGACGGGCTCGACTACTTCGAGCCGGATCCGGACTACCGCGTCACCGCGACCGCGACGGTCCACGACGACCCCGAGGTCGTCCGCATGGACACCACCGCGGGCCGCGAGATGCGCTACCTCCGCGTGGCGACCCTCGAGTTCGACTTAGCGCGCGACGACGAGGACCTCGCCGACGGCACCTACGAGCTGGCGGCCTACCGACTCGAGAACCCGAACGAGGAGCAGTTGTTCATCCCGTTCCGGGACAAGACGACCGGCCAGCAGAGCTACGAGGGCGGTCGGTACATGGAACTGGCGCCGGATCGGGACCTCGAGACGGGCGACGAGATCGTCCTCGATTTCAACCTCGCGTACACCCCCTTCTGCGCCTACAGCGAGACCTTCGACTGCCCGCTGCCGCCCGAAGAGAACTGGCTCGAGGTGGCGATCGCGGCGGGCGAACGGTTCGAATAG
- a CDS encoding cupredoxin domain-containing protein, protein MRGRDTVPRRTVVGLVGSTAAAAAGCLGQRDESVDDAGEAELASDEDAGANETPSTDWESIDEIRLETDITVWTGAEPAGIAGESNPTLVLVAGREYAITWENTDGFRHNLELRDGDDAVVDGYATESAATEGATRTLTFEATPAMAAYVCEPHEPTMRGDLEIREA, encoded by the coding sequence ATGCGGGGGAGAGATACGGTACCACGGCGCACGGTTGTCGGCCTGGTGGGGTCCACGGCGGCGGCCGCTGCGGGCTGTCTCGGCCAGCGGGACGAGTCGGTCGACGACGCCGGCGAGGCTGAACTCGCCTCCGACGAGGATGCGGGCGCGAACGAAACCCCATCGACCGACTGGGAATCGATCGACGAAATACGCCTCGAGACCGACATCACGGTCTGGACGGGCGCCGAGCCGGCGGGAATTGCGGGCGAGTCGAATCCGACGCTCGTGCTCGTCGCCGGTCGGGAGTACGCGATCACGTGGGAGAATACGGACGGGTTCCGGCACAACCTCGAACTCCGGGACGGGGACGATGCGGTCGTGGACGGCTACGCGACCGAGTCGGCGGCGACCGAGGGAGCGACCCGGACCCTCACGTTCGAGGCGACGCCGGCGATGGCGGCGTACGTCTGCGAACCGCACGAACCGACGATGCGCGGCGACCTCGAGATTCGCGAGGCGTAA
- a CDS encoding DUF2073 domain-containing protein, producing the protein MPKATNTDDADGPDDGVQIDLISGERMQDMATMEKIRMILDGVHDGNIVILEEGLTPDEESRLIEVTMSEISPDEFNGIEIETYPKSGTRDSSLLGRIMGGDEPDAKLTVIGPANQIETLHKDETLISALVSRN; encoded by the coding sequence ATGCCTAAAGCAACCAACACCGACGACGCTGACGGTCCCGACGACGGCGTCCAGATCGACCTGATCAGCGGCGAGCGCATGCAGGATATGGCGACGATGGAGAAGATCCGGATGATCTTGGACGGCGTTCACGACGGGAACATCGTCATCCTCGAGGAGGGACTGACCCCCGACGAGGAGAGTCGGCTCATCGAGGTCACGATGTCCGAGATCAGTCCGGACGAGTTCAACGGGATCGAGATCGAAACGTATCCGAAGTCGGGGACGCGCGACTCCTCGCTGCTCGGCCGGATCATGGGCGGCGACGAGCCGGACGCGAAGCTGACGGTGATCGGACCGGCCAACCAGATCGAAACGCTGCACAAGGACGAAACGCTGATCAGCGCGCTCGTGTCTCGAAACTAA
- a CDS encoding Era-like GTP-binding protein: MGLFTELKDSISRVTDRLFSEQEPKRIGIYGPPNAGKTTLANRIARDWTGDAVGTESHVPHETRRARRKENVEIERDGKKVTIDIVDTPGVTTKVDYEEFTDEMDEDDAIRRSREATEGVAEAMHWLREDVDGVIYVLDSAEDPITQVNTMLIGIIESRDLPVLIFANKIDLDESSVKRIEDAFPQHKTIPLSAKEGDNMDEVYDNIAEYFG; this comes from the coding sequence ATGGGACTGTTCACAGAACTCAAAGATAGTATCTCTCGGGTTACGGACCGCCTGTTCTCAGAACAGGAACCCAAACGTATCGGTATCTACGGTCCGCCGAACGCCGGCAAGACGACGCTCGCAAACCGAATCGCACGGGACTGGACCGGTGACGCCGTCGGTACGGAAAGTCACGTTCCACACGAAACGCGACGCGCACGCAGGAAAGAAAACGTCGAGATCGAGCGCGACGGGAAGAAGGTGACCATCGACATCGTCGACACGCCCGGCGTGACGACGAAGGTCGACTACGAGGAGTTCACCGACGAGATGGACGAAGACGACGCGATCCGTCGCTCCCGCGAGGCCACGGAGGGCGTCGCCGAAGCCATGCACTGGCTTCGCGAGGACGTCGACGGCGTCATCTACGTCTTGGATAGCGCCGAGGATCCGATCACGCAGGTCAACACGATGTTGATCGGCATTATCGAATCCCGCGATCTCCCCGTTCTTATCTTCGCCAACAAGATCGACCTCGACGAGTCGAGCGTCAAGCGTATCGAGGACGCCTTCCCGCAGCACAAGACGATCCCGCTGTCGGCGAAGGAAGGCGACAACATGGACGAAGTCTACGACAATATCGCGGAGTACTTCGGGTGA
- a CDS encoding OapC/ArvC family zinc-ribbon domain-containing protein — MPHQCTNCGRTFPDGSKEMLSGCPDCGGNKFQFTPSGSGSGTGSGSSGGSAAAGSSDAAAGSASASSAADGPDAGSGHDAAPETDDESVASRAADTVRDLMSPDSASAADSRSTPNTGAETGSGTEAEPDEMASERSWPKTATEDARGGADDASDEPEGFTEWPETARRPEDRDGNAGTAPADTESEDSSVDRRKPTATLADSENTAQADARSDVVSSTELPSHTDRDDLRNRTASQSVDSSATDRNSDADSGTADTSESGASVDASASTDSTAVPDSNTDSAVEPAVDEPTAGDTVAEAGSGSDSSGDDQPPSHGRVVSEPSGDEPSMEELREELNKQFESIKIVSPGQYELNLMELYNREEYIISLQEDGRYVIDVPDSWREADE; from the coding sequence ATGCCACACCAATGTACGAACTGCGGCCGCACGTTCCCCGACGGCTCCAAGGAGATGCTGTCGGGGTGTCCCGACTGCGGCGGGAACAAGTTCCAGTTTACGCCGTCGGGATCCGGGTCGGGAACGGGATCGGGATCCAGCGGCGGATCGGCCGCAGCCGGGTCGTCCGACGCGGCCGCCGGTTCCGCGTCCGCCTCGAGCGCCGCGGACGGTCCTGATGCCGGCTCCGGTCACGACGCCGCGCCGGAGACCGACGACGAGAGCGTCGCCTCGCGAGCCGCAGACACAGTACGAGACCTGATGTCGCCGGATTCGGCGTCTGCAGCCGACTCGCGTTCGACCCCTAACACGGGCGCCGAGACGGGGTCGGGGACGGAGGCGGAACCGGACGAGATGGCCTCCGAACGATCGTGGCCGAAAACAGCAACCGAAGACGCACGCGGCGGCGCCGATGACGCATCGGACGAACCGGAGGGGTTCACGGAGTGGCCCGAGACGGCGCGCCGACCCGAAGACCGGGACGGCAACGCGGGGACCGCCCCCGCGGACACCGAGTCCGAGGACTCGAGCGTCGACCGGCGAAAGCCGACCGCGACGCTCGCCGACAGCGAGAACACCGCCCAGGCCGACGCGCGAAGCGACGTCGTCTCCTCGACGGAACTCCCCTCGCACACCGACCGTGACGATCTTCGCAACCGGACCGCGTCCCAGTCCGTCGACTCGAGCGCGACCGACCGCAATTCCGACGCCGATTCCGGCACCGCGGACACCAGCGAGTCCGGCGCGTCCGTCGATGCAAGCGCGTCCACTGATTCGACGGCCGTTCCTGACTCCAACACGGACTCGGCGGTCGAACCCGCCGTCGACGAACCGACTGCCGGCGATACGGTCGCGGAGGCTGGCTCCGGTTCTGATTCCAGCGGCGACGACCAGCCGCCGTCTCACGGCCGGGTCGTCAGCGAACCCTCCGGCGACGAACCGTCGATGGAGGAGCTTCGCGAGGAGCTGAACAAGCAGTTCGAGAGCATCAAGATCGTCAGCCCCGGACAGTACGAACTCAACCTGATGGAGCTGTACAACCGCGAGGAGTACATCATCTCCCTGCAGGAGGACGGTCGATACGTGATCGACGTCCCCGATTCGTGGCGCGAGGCCGACGAGTAA
- a CDS encoding DUF7090 family protein — protein sequence MEYTLEIDGTPETITGGTGILLLHPSTGETDRIDTDFLKTDTDHFLVISTRTTAREVRQKLEYYDVDEECAEILDTLSIERGYSRRKSDAVHYVAAPDDIDGIVNQIESFLADNDGKLRLSFDSVTELAYYAGDEAAIEAVERILDLLEEYDAVGLFHVSEEPHDPEIVDQFRSLFEGVIDLDEDGSIDADF from the coding sequence ATGGAGTACACGCTCGAGATCGACGGGACGCCGGAGACGATTACGGGTGGGACGGGAATTCTCTTACTCCACCCGAGCACCGGCGAGACGGACCGCATCGACACCGACTTTCTCAAAACCGACACGGACCACTTCCTCGTCATCTCCACGCGAACGACGGCCCGCGAAGTCAGACAGAAACTCGAGTACTACGACGTCGACGAGGAGTGCGCCGAGATCCTCGACACGCTCTCTATCGAACGCGGCTACTCCCGTCGCAAGAGCGACGCCGTCCACTACGTCGCCGCGCCCGACGATATCGACGGTATCGTCAACCAGATCGAGAGCTTCCTCGCCGACAACGACGGCAAACTCCGCCTCAGTTTCGACTCCGTCACCGAACTCGCCTACTACGCCGGCGACGAGGCGGCGATCGAGGCGGTCGAACGGATCCTCGATCTGCTCGAGGAGTACGACGCAGTCGGTCTCTTCCACGTCTCCGAGGAACCCCACGATCCCGAAATCGTCGATCAGTTCCGCTCGCTGTTCGAGGGCGTGATCGATCTGGACGAGGACGGCAGCATCGACGCCGACTTCTAG